One Formosa agariphila KMM 3901 genomic window, ATAATCCCCTTTTCTAATGGCAAAACTTCCATTAACTGAATGATGAATAGTTCCCTCGCGAAAAGAATCATCCTTTATTGTTTGCGTTAATAAGGGCATCATATCAAAACTATCTTCGGCTTCATTATCTTTTAGCGTATAACCACTTATTGTTGCCACTGTGGCCATAAAATCGGTTGTGCAAATGGGTTGTTCATTGGTTGCACCTGCTTCAATAACATTAGGCCACTTTACAATAAATGGGACACGATGTCCGCCTTCAAAAATATCTGCTTTGTGACCTCTATAGATGCCGCTTGGATGATGTCCTTTAGAAATTAATTGTTCAATATTTGCTTCCGGCGAACAACCATTGTCGCTTGTAAAAACAATTAAGGTATTATCTTCAATCCCTGACGCTTTTATTTCAGCTAGCAATTGCCCCATATAGGCGTCTATCATTAAAACAAAATCTCCATACGGATTGTCTAATCCACTTTTCCCTTGAAATTCTTCTGTTGGTAAAATCGGTGTATGTGGCGATGGTAAGGGTAAATATAAAAAGAACGGTTTATCTTCCTTGGCCTGTTCTTTCACATAGGAAATGGCTCTTCTAAAAAAGTTAGGAGTGACATCTTCATGCACAAAATCGGACGAAGTTAATCCTTTTCTCCACCAATTTTGATCTCCTTTACTTTCTGTAATTTCAGTAGGAATTTCAGTAGGCATTCCATTTTCCACATATACATATGGTGCCATATCTAACGACCCACAATGACCATATGAATACTCAAATCCCAGTTCTTTTGGACCATTAGTTATGGGTTTGGAAAAATCAATTTCTTTAAGATCATCATCTTTATCCCAAAATTCAGACAAGGTATCCTGGTCATTTTTTAATGCCCAATCCCATCCTAAATGCCATTTTCCTATATATGCTGTTGCATATCCTTGTGTTTTCAATAAAGACGCTACAGTCGTTCTTGAACTTGGAATTAAGGCTTTAGATTTCCCACCAAGCACACCTGATTTCAATTTTGATCTCCAATTATAGCGCCCCGTTAAAATGCCATATCTAGTAGGAGTACATACGGCAGACGATGTATGAGCATCTGTAAACATCATACCCTCTGCTGCCAATTTATCAATATTTGGAGTTGAAATCTTACTATCTGCATTAAAAACAGAAAGATCTCCATACCCCAAATCATCTGTTAACACATAAATAATATTTGGTTTCTGAAGTGGTGTTGATGTTTTCTCGGCTGGTGCACAAGCCCCTAAACCAATTAATAATAAAAGGAAACCAAGCGTTTTTAAATTATGTCTTTTCATATATTTTAATAATTGAGATAGTATGTCTTTTTAGTAAGCATTTAAAGGTAAAAAACACCTTTCTTACCCATGCTGTATTACATGCAGCATGAATAGTAATAAACACTGCAGGTAATCAGCTTAATTT contains:
- a CDS encoding sulfatase family protein; translation: MKRHNLKTLGFLLLLIGLGACAPAEKTSTPLQKPNIIYVLTDDLGYGDLSVFNADSKISTPNIDKLAAEGMMFTDAHTSSAVCTPTRYGILTGRYNWRSKLKSGVLGGKSKALIPSSRTTVASLLKTQGYATAYIGKWHLGWDWALKNDQDTLSEFWDKDDDLKEIDFSKPITNGPKELGFEYSYGHCGSLDMAPYVYVENGMPTEIPTEITESKGDQNWWRKGLTSSDFVHEDVTPNFFRRAISYVKEQAKEDKPFFLYLPLPSPHTPILPTEEFQGKSGLDNPYGDFVLMIDAYMGQLLAEIKASGIEDNTLIVFTSDNGCSPEANIEQLISKGHHPSGIYRGHKADIFEGGHRVPFIVKWPNVIEAGATNEQPICTTDFMATVATISGYTLKDNEAEDSFDMMPLLTQTIKDDSFREGTIHHSVNGSFAIRKGDYKLIMCGGSGGWSFPKPNNKEALEQLPEIQLYNLKNDPGELVNLQSERPNLVTELKALLTKQILDGRSTKGAKQTNDSAEDWSQLWWIDTN